The genomic stretch TTAGGTGCTTCTTATTTGAAAAACTATGTTTATGGTCTAaattttttaatcttattttaCAGTCATGGCGGGAGTGCCACCAGAAGGATCACAATTTGATGCTCGTCAATATGATTCCAAAATGAGTGAATTGTAagttactatatatatatatatatatatatatatatatttttttttttttttgcatattagCTACCTTGTTTTTTAGTTTGTGCTGCTTGTCATTGTACTTCTTGTTCGGTCGGCTTATTGCAGTGTGAgatcttttatatttttactaATATACGTTGTAATGATGTTATATTGATGCTTGGTTTGTTAATGTGCGACCAGACTTGGAACTGATGGGCAGGAGTTCTTTACCTCATATGATGAAGTATATGACACTTTTGATTCTATGGGCTTGCAAGAGAATCTTCTGAGGGGCATCTATGCATACGGTATATAGAACCATACTCCAATTGTTTTTATGTTTCtatgcatagtttttaaggcgctggtaaggcgacgcttaccagcgccttggcgctgatgcggtctagagatggtaaggcagtgctccgccttacgtgaagtagcgccttatggggttttttttttttttaacacattttaaaattacttgatgaatattccaaatatagattttttattggtaggtgtatgattttgttaaaacttgagatgtatgggatcagctttactccaccaaaaataaccaaaacaaacaaaacaaaaacacaattcacaaatagggtttggattttgtcaagggttttaaaaaagaGCTTTGAGAATGAAtaaaggaacaaggaagaaccactgatctaggcgactattttgctccggtagcggtgagcttcattcttctttaacaggagtagaaatatagtggatgaccttggagcttaggcactcattttggcatcatagaggtaagtataataaatacttgtattttttatgtcttcttttctttatatttataattttgtttcataattatgtatttatattatatgttaatatgttatgatgattgatgattgataattgatgattgatgattgatgattgatgaagatgaacttagtttattcactttattgatttgttttcttgatgaatatcttacattggtatgaatatgaacctttaatatttatttaacatatgagtaataggattcaactaggatttgaacaAAAAAGATTGGTTTTATGAGAgaattacacaagaacgctttagtcaataaggtgacactttatgcccgccttatcgctaaggtgctccgaaagaccctcaaacgcctccgtcgccttattGCCTTGAAAACTTTGTTTCTATGCTTACATTCTTATTGTAACTCATTACATATAGCCTCGTTATTCCTTTTAACTGAGTATCATCATTATGTTACATCTCATTCTTGATACTCTGGACCTCCCACTTGCCAGCCAGGGGTATCTTGCTTGAAAAATAGCCTGGTTGGCATCCAAATCTGTGCtataaaaaaaaactcttcaCTTTTTGGACACCAACACAATATCATAAGCATACATAATTTAACCAGTGAGAGTCCACTTAATCTGGCTCATATatatttatttgcttttttttggggggattgTTATAATTTTTGGTTGGcgttttcctccttttttctccttcctGTGTTGTGGTAGATCAGCTAATTTGGGTGAGTTTTTTAGTGGATTGGCGGCTATAAAAGTTTCGTGCTGCCCCGACCTCTATGCAGTGGTAGAGGAAATGCTGACTGATTATTGCAACTTTTGACAATTTTTCTAGGGTTTGAGAAGCCCTCTGCTATTCAGCAAAGGGGAATTGTGCCATTCTGCAAAGGTCTTGATGTTATTCAGCAAGCACAGTCTGGAACAGGAAAAACAGCAACTTTCTGCTCTGGAATTCTGCAACAGCTTGATTATGGTTTGTTGGAATGCCAGGCCCTGGTGCTTGCACCCACCAGGGAACTTGCACAACAGATTGAGAAGGTTATGCGTGCACTTGGGGACTATCTTGGTGTGAAAGTTCATGCTTGTGTTGGTGGAACCAGCGTCCGTGAGGATCAGCGCATTCTCTCAAGTGGAGTGCATGTTGTAGTTGGTACCCCTGGTCGTGTCTTTGACATGTTACGGAGGCAATCTCTTCGTGCTGATTGCATTAAGATATTTGTTTTGGATGAGGCTGATGAAATGCTTTCACGAGGTTTCAAGGATCAGGTTATTCCTTCTATCTGCTATATGTTCTTGATTGTTTGTTGTGTGTATTGTATATTCCTCTTGGTCACTAATGTATTCTTGCTGTTTTCAGCACTGCAGGTGATATGGCTTATATTTGTAATATCCGTAATTATCGCATCAACTTTAATGTTCACATTTAATTAACTTACGCTGGGTCTTTGTTTCATCATTACTATGTTTTAGAACTCTTAAGTGGTAAAGTCCGTTTTCCGTAATACAGTGTCCAAGTTAGCATGTTCCTCTGATTTATCTTGGAACCCTTGGAACGTATCTGGTTATGTTAGCTCCTTTTCTGTGTTCTGGGTGTTGGTACAGGGTTGGTTGTTGAAACTGATCAATATCAGTAAGTGAGGGTAAAAATAGCAGCTGGTAAGTTGAATTATGCTGAAGGTTAGGAGAAGGGAAAACAGTTGAGATGGGACGGATGGAAGAACAGCAGGCCTATTGAGTTTTGGTGTAGATCAATACCTTCTTATCATTTGGAATTGTGGTTGAAGACATGAATTTAAGTATGTCAATGATTGTAAATTAATCCTCTTCATTTATTGTTTATATTGATACTAGTTGCCTGGAGAGGTGCGAGACAGGAATGTGTCACAGCATCCCATGGGTAGAATTTTTGTTGCACATGAGCTGCTCCCATTTGAAAGTCTTGTCATCACTAGTTTTTCTGTGACTCTTACAAAGTAGGTGAAGTATTATAGAAAGGCTtagtaaataattaattaaataagtaTTCTACAGGAGTTGAGTTTGACTCCATCACTGCACTGCATTCTGCTTTGGAGTCAAGGAATATGAATTGCAGCTGTGATGGTAGTTGTGAGTACTGATTGATCATCAACTGGAAAGGTGGTTGTTTAAAGTGTTTAGTGTAACTGATGGATGGACTCAGTTCATTCATGATTTATCCCTGGAATGTTCTTATTTGTATGTGAATCCTTGACTGTTTCATGTCGACCTCTCCTTCAATCAGCAGAAAGGGATGGTGgcagagggagaagaggaggaagtaGATGCAGCCAGGCTCTTTTCTGCAACCTCTGCCATTGAGGAGTGACTATCAAGACTTTCAAAAGATCTAACTTCTTGGGCCATTAGTGGAGATCTGAGATACCCTAGAATTTGGTGGTGGCTGTGTTCTGTTTGCAGATGATTATTTTGGTACAGGGTTGAGTGTGATTTGACTGTAAGGAGATCAGAAGAGATGATAACATACATGAACTTTTCCTAATTATGATGCTTCCTCTTCCTTGAACTCTGGGCAGAGGGTTTGCTCATGGTATCTTCTTTGCAATTTAACTCTTCTTCTGGTccactttcttctcttcctgtaATGTGTTTCTCTTTTTGGTGCTACTTCCTGTGAGAAATCCCTGGGTATCACGTGAAGGctatatctcatttttttttagttccatTCATGTTTGACGTGGAAaagcatttctttttttttccaaaatctggatcACTTTTTCTCACCTCTTTTCTTACTCTGGCAATTTTCCCAGCTtaatttttccctaaaaaacaGTTTGACTCTCAATGCCGCTGGATTGCATTTAGGGGGAAATGGATTTTCCCGTTTTGTATGGTTTTGATGGATTTTCTTGCCCATCATCCAAAAGTCAATTAGCTTAATTTGACGGATGGTGTTCCCCTCTTCCGGGTGGCTTCCTCCAGCTCTGCTTATTATTTTTTACCTCCGTGGATGGCAGAATTTTGGTTTGGGATGATCAAGTAATGAGCTGCTTGATTCCTCAGTATGATCTGTAAGGTCTGCTGAGAATGTAGGAGCTGTTTCTGGGCCTATCATGACATGGACTGGGGAATGACTTTTTGATGCTTGAGGTCAAATTTCGTTGTTTCATGTTTCTACTTTGGTAGAAGAGTGGCTTCTGTTATTGGAAACTTCCCCTTCAGCTTCCATTTTTTCCGTACAGAATTTCAGCATAGTTAAAATGTTTTGTTACTGTGGTCGGTGTTATTGTGTCATCTTTCTTGGGGGTAAGCTTTTATTAATATTCTCCATTTCTGAAGGTGAGATAGTAATTGTATTTTTTGGTTATCTGTCATATTTATGACCTTTTATATGTTTACTAGTACTTTCTGGGCCACAATTGTTTTTCTAACTGATGCTTTTTCATTTTGTTAGATCTATGATATTTTCCAGCTATTGCCATCAAAGGTTCATGTAGGAGTATTTTCTGCCACAATGCCTCCTGAAGCCCTTGAGATCACAAGGAAGTTCATGAACAAGCCTGTGAGGATTCTGGTTAGGCGTGATGAACTTACCCTTGAGGGTATCAAGCAGTTCCATGTCAATGTTGAGAAGGAAGATTGGAAGCTTGAGACTCTTTGTGATCTTTACGAGACTCTGGCCATCACACAAAGTGTCATCTTTGTCAACACAAGACGCAAAGTTGACTGGTTGACAGATAAGATGCGGAGCCGTGACCATACTGTATCTGCCACTCATGGAGATATGGACCAGAACACCAGGGACATCATCATGCGTGAATTCAGATCTGGTTCCTCCCGAGTGCTCATTACCACAGATCTTTTGGCTCGTGGTATTGATGTCCAGCAAGTCTCCCTTGTCATAAACTATGACCTTCCCACACAGCCTGAGAATTATCTCCACCGTATTGGACGTAGTGGACGGTTTGGGAGGAAAGGTGTTGCTATCAACTTTGTGACACGTGATGATGAGAGAATGCTGTTCGATATCCAGAAGTTCTATAATGTGGTCATTGAGGAACTGCCTTCAAATGTTGCAGATCTCCTCTGAGTTtctctttgttatttctttttaaacTGCATGTAGTATGCATTCTAGATcgatttttcatttattatctCGGAATGCAAAATCAACTTAGAATGCATATTTAGTTTTACTGAACCTTGTCTGAGTTAAATGGATCTGCATATTTTCAATGGTGTGGAATCCATCATTTCCCATTTTGGGTGTTTTGGCGGGCTTTTCGAATTTTGTTCCAAACTGGATTTTGTATCTTAATGGGTCTTTTTATTACCTAAAGAAGATTAGCTTGGAAtggtcattttttctttctgttggCCTTACTTTCTACATATATATTATGGTCAGAGCCTGAGAGGGGATACTGTGTAGAATTaagttgatttttttaattatgttgGAGATGAGACTTCACTCGAATCAATCTTGTTTCAATTCCTTTATTTTGGTTGACGAGTCTCCGATATTTTTTCACTGCTAAGCTCTCTTGTGTGTATTATTTGGAGGAACCTTAGGTTGCAGAGAACTATGGTTGGGGAGTAGGGGACTGATGTCCTTGTCACTGAGGCGTAACATGGTCCGATGCTCAATTATTGGTTTTAGGAGGCAACTAGGGATAGGATTCTGGTTTTAGGAGGCAACTGGGGATAGGATTGCTCTCCATAGAGCTGAGGACCATAGAGTGATTGTAGGGCTGAGGGTAACCTAGGGACGTGTGCTTGGGTCCTCCTAGCCCTAGGACCATCCCTatgctctatggagaggagccagatccgCAACTAGGTGCTGATTTTGTCTGTCACAAGGGACCAGTTTCAAACTCTTGCACTCTTCTTTGCGTGTTTGTAGCTTAGCATGTGAAATTGGCCCTAGCTAGTGGGAGACTTAGTATGAACATCAATAATTTTACCAAGTTGAATCCAAGAAATAATGTAAGGGAAAGGGATCTCATGACTCGTACCACACAGAATAGAAGAGTGGACTAATGAGATGACAAATGGTTTCCAAGGCAGaagattattaaatttttttatttttttatgtgtaGAGtaaagaaatagagagagagagagagagagagagggagtcatatcctttttctttctctgtggCGTATTAGGGTGTCTTGGCATGCATCCAGTGGCCAGAAATGCTCAAGCACGGAGTTCAAGGCTGTCGCAAGCATCCAAGACATTTTTAGGCGTTGAATCCGTGTCAAGCACCCTGTTACACTATAGAGGATTCAAGTCCAGCATTTTGTGGTAGGACCTAATGCCAAAGTAATCATTATTGTTGAAAGGGTGGGGGGGGTCTAGGGCATCTTTACCTTAACTTGTCTAAATAATGGGAGGAGGTTGAGCATACTGCTAGTAGTTCAACCAATTAAGGAGCTAAATGGGAGGGGCTGGGGAAGTTTTCCAAGTGAGGTAGGAGAGAGGCAGACATAGCGCATGAACATCTGGGCACACCAGTACCTTTTCCCTTAATAAGTAATTTAAGGGGATTTAACGTACACCTTGTTGGTCGTTCAACATAAAAAACCTCTATAGTGAGGCAGTGAGCGGTGTTGAGGATCCAACGGCTAGGGTGCATGCCTGGACCCTCCCAACCATTGAACCATCAATGCCACTTACCGCTCACCATAGAGTATTTGAACCCTGACCATTCATACCCGCTCACACACTCATTCATGtctacttgaaaccatgccctTACTTTTTTATGCTAAAGTAGTTGATACTTTTAAAATTATCATGTCTACTGATAACAAGATCAGCCTGAAGGAACCTTTTAATCTTTTAGTAAAAGGACAAGTGGATCCTTTGAGGCCTGTTTCAGATAAGTAGGGGTATAGTTTCAAGTGTCGGTATCATATCGACCATATCAACTCTATCGgattggtattggttgagacTGATCCTTGATCCCTaaccaatccaaatcaattatCCATATCGTTTCagaggtaaaatagtaaaaaaaaaaattgtactttttagAAGAGCAAGGGCAAAACCAATTGATATGTGCCGATCCAATCCAATCTGGATCAGTAtccgtcccctaaatccatgagtAGGGATGTCAAAACCTAGTCCATACCGATAAAAAAATCGATTGAACCAAACTGGTAATAGCCTAAACTGAATCGAACCAAAGTATCATTGGGCTGCTTTTGGTTTaagaatagggtatatattgatattcttATCacttattgaatgtaattaagtttcttttcaaaattattgattatttaacaaaataaattaaagtatatcAAATcgaagaaaagtaaagacccTTTAAGCTCCGTTTAAgattttattggtacattatccTATTTAAGTCTGATTATAACCCGATTAAACCAAATCGATAAGAAATTGAAACCATCACaaaactcataaaaaaaaaatatatatatatatatatatatatacatatatatatatatatattcatgctTTTGCATAATTTTGCGTAAATTTGCATGGTAAATCGAGCACaaattaaaccaaaatcgaaatcaCTTTGATTATAAACTGATACAAGAAACCAAactaaatcaaattaaaattaaatctaaacctatatttctttattggtttggttttgatttcagtaTTCTCCATATCAAAACTGATTTAACTCAGACCAAAACCATATCGAATCGACTGATTCACACCCCTACCTACAACTCCTACCTCTTTCTTTCtgactaaattttttttttttttattgaggaAAATTTTGTGACCGGATTTGATGGTGGCAGAAATGCTTTCTGCAAGGCTGATGGAAGTAGAAAACATAATAATCATGTTGCCAGAGTCGGAACTTTGGAGAAGTGCACGAGGATGGAGACCTAATTATATGGGTTTGCAGTTCCCTTTTAGGTAATTTTATAAGAAACCACCAAACTAAATTTCAGCCAGGCCCAGGAGTGAGGAGGTGGTTAAGATGGTTTTAGGAGTCAGTATCGGATCGGCTATATCGAAACCACACTCCTCTACTGGAAATATTTCCGCCTTCAAATATTTCCATCATTTGCTATAAGCTGAAAACTTCATTATCGCTAGTTTTCTGTTACTTTATCAATCTTTTTTCCTTCGATCGAAATCAATGTTACCTTTGAGATCACCCAAAATCACAAACAATCATTGCAATTATGGAAGGGCAAGCCCATGCTACCAGGAGGTCCCGGGTTTGAGGCTCTTGGTACTCATCTTCCCTCCCTCTATATAATAGGTGCAATTTAAGTGCAATGTGAGAGTATGGGAGCAAATTTGGTCCTATAAACTCAAGCTTGCCTTGAGCTCAACAGGGCTTGGGATTGGGCTGGGTAGGGTTGAGATTTAAAGGTCTGGGGTAGGGTCGAGTTAGGCTCGAGCTTGATTAGGATTAGCCTAGTAAAGATGGGTTGGGCTGCGATATCCCAACCCGACCTCTGGTTAGGCCTGGGTTGAGCTAAGGAGGGTTAAGTGTTGCATCCCTATATGATAGGGTGCATGCGATTCACTGCATGTATGACTTGTTGGCTGGGCTAGGGTTGAATTTTCTAGGTCCCGGGTGGGGTTGAGCTGGGGAGCTGGGCTCAAACTCAATTGGGTGGAGCTCAATTAGGATGGGACTGGGCTGTGATTTAAAAAATCCGACTCAGCCTGGCCTAATTACATTCATATGTGAGAAGAGCCGTTGCATGTACAACGTTTTCTTTTAACTAGCAAAAACACACGTGCAAATGCGCATGtggaaaaacatattttttagtgtgtattttttcttttttgttttgtttttgtttttgttttttgaattaATTTGTGTATTTGtgtagacaaaaaaaaaaaaaaatgcatattcATTACAATTTcacttattttaaatttatgaaCCAATTCATTGTATCAAGAGAAATGGTACTAAATTACTATCAATAAGGAGCATGAGCATGCTGAGAGGTAAACAAATAGTAAGAAGGAGAAATTGTTCAAATGTAAACTTGTAATGAGCTTTAGGGATCTGAtatgaaataaaatcaaaatatggAATGCATTCTTGTCTTTTGATTGAAGATCGTTTAACATTAGGAGAATAAAACAATCGGAGGAACTATGGTGCTTCACCCTTTGATATAGACCCGAAGTTGAAAACTTTCAATGAGCCATTCAAACTCCAATGGATAGTTGCCAAGGCACAAGGCATGTCTTGATGCTAAAGGTGACTAGGTACCTTATATATGGCATTTGCTTTGGGAATTTCCACCTCACCTATGCTCACCTTGctaccatgacaactatgctcgtATATGATGTGCAAATTGTAATTAAATAAGCACATATGGTCCTTGAATTAAACTTCTATATCTCATGGCAACCCTTATACCTCATAATAGCATACTTCAAGGTTGAGAATTAATATATGAAAGGATATATGGATTAACAATTTAAACAATTATAACAAAAATATGCCaaataaaagcaaaattcaTTGACTAAATATCTTGATCTAAATGTGGAAGTGATCATAGGAATAAATATATCACATATAAGATTTGACTTTATTTGCAACTAATGGCATGTAGAACTATGAATCCATCATgcatggcattttttttttggtacaaatgCATAGAATTTtctaataacaaaaaaagaaacaaaagagtaAAATTAACAGCTCTTGTCACAATAGAATcaccaattttattttctttgcttttattGACTCCTGATACCAAATGAAGAGAGAAGGTAAATATATTAAGTTGACtaataagaaaagaagttgTGAAACATAAAGAGGGAAAATGGTATACCATAATATCTTCTCGATTTTCCTTTGGTATCCTGTCAAGCACAGTGGATTACTGGATTGAGGTTTGAGGAAATAGAATGactaaaaaataaatgcaaacaatcaatggcAACAAGTCAGATCTAGAAAGTTCAAGCACTCAATTCGATCTTTCACAGTTAAAGAGTTTCTACCAATATACATATTCACAGTTGAAGGGTTCCTAtttaccaaataaataaaaaggtaatAAAGGGGGAAATTTTGTTGCTACATGAATTAGAGGTTCCCTTTTATATCACCTCATTTGCCAAATTGATCACAAACATGTTCGAAATCAAAATGGGTAGCCGAACCTAAAGAAAGCACCAAAGCGGTATCGACTTCATGCAAAAAGAAGGAGATTCAAAATACTCATCTTGGATTTAAGACCAACTGGGCATCTGATCTATTACCTCTCTTTGTTCTCAATTCCAGCTTTGGGGGTGACAGATTGAATCAATCAAAGATAATCATTAAGCACACAAACATTGATATTTGAATCAACTGGACGCAACGCTGAttcaaagagagaaaatagtggAAACAGATCAGACCAGGAAGTATAAAAATGGAGAGAACCCATAGAACAAACCTAGAAAAGCATGCattcttttttaaaataagaGGCTTCGTTGGGGAGATCTAAGGAAGTTTCCTACTGCacaaaaaagggagagagatggAAAGAAAGTAGGTTTCCTATtagtaaaagaaggagaggtgCATTGGAGATAGTGAATCTATATAGAAAGAATGTTTCCTATTGGAGAGAGATGAGAAAGATGTAAAGAATGGAAAGAGAGAATAGGTTTCCTATTGGTAAGGGGGAGAGGGACGAGTTAGAGATAGTGAAATTGAtttagaaggagagagaagggggagaTAGGATAGAATCTAAAGAGTTTCCTATCAGTAGGAGAGTAAATTATAGAAGAAAATGAAcgtggagagagaaaaggggacgtgagagtgaaattgatttagaaggagagaggagggggagaTGGAATAGAATCTAAGGAGTTTCTTATTGGTAGGAGAGTAAAGTGAAAGATAGAGGAGGAAATAGGAATAACATGACAGAATCTAAAGAGTTTCCTATCGGTAGGAGAGTTAATTATAGAAGAAAAcgaaagtggagagagagaaggggacatgatagtatgatatgttaacttcttcttttttcttttcttttatttaaattttatttttttaaactatgGTTTGACCGTTAAAATCTTGACAAAATAAGAACTGGACTCCTTTCTATTGCCtgatttgttttttaaaactATGGTGTGTATTAAAGGATTTAGTTACTTGAGGGGGAttacaattcttttttttttttttttttggtaaaggagGGGGATTACAATTCTACATCAATGGAACACG from Macadamia integrifolia cultivar HAES 741 chromosome 14, SCU_Mint_v3, whole genome shotgun sequence encodes the following:
- the LOC122061928 gene encoding eukaryotic initiation factor 4A-14-like: MAGVPPEGSQFDARQYDSKMSELLGTDGQEFFTSYDEVYDTFDSMGLQENLLRGIYAYGFEKPSAIQQRGIVPFCKGLDVIQQAQSGTGKTATFCSGILQQLDYGLLECQALVLAPTRELAQQIEKVMRALGDYLGVKVHACVGGTSVREDQRILSSGVHVVVGTPGRVFDMLRRQSLRADCIKIFVLDEADEMLSRGFKDQIYDIFQLLPSKVHVGVFSATMPPEALEITRKFMNKPVRILVRRDELTLEGIKQFHVNVEKEDWKLETLCDLYETLAITQSVIFVNTRRKVDWLTDKMRSRDHTVSATHGDMDQNTRDIIMREFRSGSSRVLITTDLLARGIDVQQVSLVINYDLPTQPENYLHRIGRSGRFGRKGVAINFVTRDDERMLFDIQKFYNVVIEELPSNVADLL